The sequence ATCCGACAAGAAGGAAACCGCGCTCGACCAGTTCACCGTCAACCTCAACGCCAAGGCGGAGGCGGGCAAGATCGATCCACTGATCGGCCGCGGGCCCGAAGTGGACCGCACGATCCAGATCCTGTGCCGCCGCAGCAAGAACAACCCGCTCTATGTCGGCGATCCCGGCGTGGGCAAGACCGCTATTGCCGAAGGGCTGGCACGCAAGATCGTCGAAGGCGACGTGCCCGAAGTGCTCGAAAATGCGGTGATCTATTCGCTCGACATGGGCGCGCTGCTGGCCGGAACGCGCTATCGCGGCGATTTCGAGGAGCGGCTGAAGCAAGTCGTGTCCGAATTGGAGAAAATGCCCGACGCGGTGTTGTTCATCGACGAGATCCACACGGTGATCGGCGCCGGGGCGACCAGCGGCGGGGCGATGGACGCTTCCAACCTGCTCAAGCCTGCATTGTCCGGCGGCACGATCCGCTGCGTCGGTTCGACGACCTACAAGGAATTTCGCAACCATTTCGAAAAGGATCGCGCGCTGCTGCGACGGTTCCAGAAAATCGATGTGAACGAGCCGACCATCGAGGACACGGTGAAGATCCTCAAGGGCCTGAAAAGCGCTTTCGAAGATCACCACAAGGTGAAATACACGCCCGACGCGTTGAAAACCGCTGTCGAGCTGTCCGCACGCTATATCAACGACCGTAAATTGCCCGACAAGGCGATCGACGTGGTGGACGAGGTCGGCGCGATGCAGATGCTGGTCGCCCCTAGCCGCCGCAAGAAGAAGATCACCGCCAGGGAAATCGAGCAGGTCATTGCGACCATGGCACGCATCCCGCCCAAATCGGTCAGCAAGGACGACAAGAAGGCGCTCGAAAATCTCGGCCGCGACCTGAAGCATGTCGTATTCGGGCAGGACGAGGCGATCGAACGGGTCTCTACCGCCATGAAGCTGAGCCGTGCGGGCCTGCGCGATCCGGACAAGCCGATCGGCAGCTTCCTGTTCTCCGGCCCGACTGGTGTCGGCAAGACCGAAGTCGCGCGCCAGCTTGCCTCGGTCATGGGGATCGAGCTGAAACGCTTCGATATGTCCGAATATATGGAACGGCACTCGGTCTCCCGCCTGATCGGTGCGCCTCCGGGTTATGTCGGTTACGACCAGGGCGGATTGCTGACCGATGCAGTGGACCAGAACCCGCATTGCGTGTTGCTGCTTGACGAAATCGAGAAAGCGCATCCGGATCTGTTCAATATCCTGCTGCAGGTGATGGATAATGGCCGCCTGACCGACCATCACGGCAAGACGGTCGATTTCCGCAATGTGGTGTTGATCATGACGACCAATGCCGGTGCTGCCGACATGGCGAGCCAGGGCATCGGCTTTGGCGACGTGTCCAAGGAAGATGCGTCGGAAGAGGC comes from Alteripontixanthobacter sp. and encodes:
- the clpA gene encoding ATP-dependent Clp protease ATP-binding subunit ClpA — protein: MPSFASNLEKTLHNALAHAAERRHEYATLEHLLLALTDDEDACEVMNACGVEIEELAGVVRQYLDQEYQSLKTDDDADPQPTAGFQRVVQRAILHVQSSGKDTVTGANVLVALFSERDSYAVYFLQQQDMSRLDAVSFISHGIGKGGKALAAKPPEGAEGEPESEAKGGKSDKKETALDQFTVNLNAKAEAGKIDPLIGRGPEVDRTIQILCRRSKNNPLYVGDPGVGKTAIAEGLARKIVEGDVPEVLENAVIYSLDMGALLAGTRYRGDFEERLKQVVSELEKMPDAVLFIDEIHTVIGAGATSGGAMDASNLLKPALSGGTIRCVGSTTYKEFRNHFEKDRALLRRFQKIDVNEPTIEDTVKILKGLKSAFEDHHKVKYTPDALKTAVELSARYINDRKLPDKAIDVVDEVGAMQMLVAPSRRKKKITAREIEQVIATMARIPPKSVSKDDKKALENLGRDLKHVVFGQDEAIERVSTAMKLSRAGLRDPDKPIGSFLFSGPTGVGKTEVARQLASVMGIELKRFDMSEYMERHSVSRLIGAPPGYVGYDQGGLLTDAVDQNPHCVLLLDEIEKAHPDLFNILLQVMDNGRLTDHHGKTVDFRNVVLIMTTNAGAADMASQGIGFGDVSKEDASEEAVKRMFTPEFRNRLDAIVPFAYLGRSTVARVVDKFILQLELQLAEQNVEIGFDDAAKEWLADKGYDRLYGARPMGRLIQDRIKQPLAEELLFGKLADGGEVQVGVKDGKPSFELTPAPPKAKRKPPARKKAAKKKKKPDAEAGEGAEGHGLKDE